A single window of Nicotiana tomentosiformis chromosome 1, ASM39032v3, whole genome shotgun sequence DNA harbors:
- the LOC104085322 gene encoding fasciclin-like arabinogalactan protein 17 yields MDSKIYGFLFTLILFFSITGAALQENPSAKHQMSAPQINSNSVLVALLDSHYTELSELVEKALLLQTLEEAVTTHNITIFAPKNEALERDLDPEFKRFLLEPGNLKSLQKLLLFHMIPTRIQSLHWPKTELKPRHHSTLCPGDEHISVLRKNGDRMVSMAKVIRADDIIKPDGIIHGIERVLIPKSVQQDFNTRRSLRSISAVLPEGAPEVDPRTNRLKKKPTIPVPAGEPPVLPIYSAMAPGPSLAPAPAPGPGGPHHHFDGESQVKDFIQTLLHYGGYNELADILVNLTSLATEMGRLVSEGYVLTVLAPNDEAMAKLTTDQLSEPGAPEQIMYYHLIPEYQTEESMYNAVRRFGKVKYDTLRLPHKVVAEEADGSVKFGVAEGSAYLFDPDIYTDGRISVQGIDGVLFPVEEIKAAPVVAPVAKVVAKPRRGKLMEVACSVLGSFC; encoded by the exons ATGGATTCCAAGATCTATGGCTTCTTGTTTACTTTGATTCTCTTCTTCTCCATTACAGGTGCTGCATTGCAAGAAAACCCATCTGCCAAACATCAAATGTCAGCTCCTCAGATCAACTCAAACTCAGTTCTTGTAGCCCTTTTGGATTCCCACTACACTGAACTCTCTGAGCTAGTAGAAAAAGCCCTCTTGCTTCAAACCTTAGAAGAAGCCGTCACTACACACAATATCACCATTTTCGCACCCAAAAACGAAGCTCTTGAACGCGATTTAGATCCCGAGTTCAAACGTTTCTTGCTTGAACCCGGGAATCTCAAATCCCTTCAAAAGCTTCTCCTCTTTCACATGATCCCCACTCGCATTCAGTCCCTCCATTGGCCTAAAACAGAGCTCAAACCCCGCCATCACTCCACTCTCTGCCCCGGAGACGAACATATCTCAGTTTTACGAAAAAATGGAGATAGAATGGTAAGCATGGCGAAAGTTATTCGCGCAGATGATATTATCAAACCGGACGGAATCATCCACGGGATAGAACGCGTCTTAATACCCAAATCAGTGCAACAAGATTTCAACACGAGAAGAAGCCTCCGTTCAATTTCAGCTGTATTACCAGAAGGAGCACCAGAAGTAGACCCAAGAACAAACAGGTTGAAGAAAAAGCCAACAATCCCAGTGCCCGCTGGAGAACCACCAGTATTACCCATTTACTCCGCCATGGCACCAGGTCCATCACTAGCTCCAGCACCAGCTCCAGGACCAGGTGGGCCCCACCACCACTTCGACGGTGAAAGTCAAGTAAAAGATTTCATTCAAACTCTATTGCATTACGGTGGTTACAATGAATTAGCAGACATTCTTGTAAATCTCACTTCCTTAGCTACCGAAATGGGGAGATTAGTGTCCGAAGGGTACGTTTTAACTGTTTTAGCACCTAACGATGAAGCGATGGCGAAATTAACGACGGATCAGCTGTCGGAACCGGGTGCGCCGGAGCAGATAATGTATTATCATTTGATACCGGAGTATCAAACGGAGGAAAGTATGTATAATGCCGTGAGGAGATTTGGAAAAGTGAAGTATGATACTTTAAGATTGCCACATAAAGTTGTTGCTGAAGAAGCTGACGGTTCTgtgaaatttggggttgctgAAGGGTCGGCGTATTTGTTCGACCCGGATATTTACACGGACGGCAGGATTTCCGTTCAGGGGATTGACGGAGTTTTGTTTCCGGTTGAGGAAATTAAGGCTGCTCCTGTAGTAGCCCCTGTTGCTAAAGTTGTTGCCAAGCCAAGAAGAG GAAAGTTGATGGAAGTAGCATGTAGTGTGCTGGGGTCATTCTGTTAA